One window of Cryptobacterium curtum DSM 15641 genomic DNA carries:
- a CDS encoding DegV family protein, translating into MDARCNLIVDSCCDLPFDVVDRPGIDVIEFPYVMDGCDYVDDLYRSLSPHDFYEAMRDKKRPAPTTAQIPVATLRETFERAIQTGVPTVYLSFSSGLSGSYDAAVLVRDALAVEYPASKLYVVDTKLASIAEGLLVLGAIEQREAGLSAEEMVEWVREARYYVGSLFMVDDLDSLRRGGRIPASVALAGAKLDVKALLSFDLEGHLSLSGVARGRKKGIRQLAEYALARANDTAAGVHMVVADADAPKDTQRLRETIDKQRNGVVFLSSQVGPVIGSHVGPGMVAVVFWGPDRREDLSVAERIARRVKDRG; encoded by the coding sequence ATGGATGCGCGTTGCAATCTCATAGTTGATTCGTGTTGCGATTTGCCGTTTGACGTGGTTGATCGTCCAGGCATTGATGTGATTGAGTTTCCGTATGTTATGGATGGTTGCGATTACGTTGACGACCTATATCGTTCTCTTTCACCCCATGATTTTTACGAGGCCATGCGCGATAAAAAACGTCCTGCGCCGACGACTGCGCAGATTCCTGTTGCTACCCTGCGTGAAACGTTTGAGCGGGCTATCCAGACGGGTGTTCCCACGGTATACCTTTCGTTTTCAAGTGGATTGTCGGGTAGTTATGATGCGGCAGTGCTCGTGCGTGACGCATTGGCGGTTGAATATCCGGCATCAAAGCTGTACGTCGTTGATACCAAGCTTGCGTCGATTGCAGAAGGATTGCTGGTATTAGGCGCCATCGAGCAGCGTGAAGCGGGTCTGTCAGCTGAAGAAATGGTTGAATGGGTTCGCGAAGCGCGGTATTACGTGGGATCTCTGTTTATGGTTGACGATCTTGATTCACTGCGTCGTGGTGGCCGTATCCCTGCGTCTGTGGCCCTTGCTGGTGCGAAACTTGACGTCAAAGCGCTTCTTTCCTTCGACTTAGAAGGACATCTGTCTTTGTCTGGGGTAGCGCGCGGTCGCAAAAAAGGTATTCGTCAGCTTGCGGAATATGCTCTTGCGCGGGCAAACGATACGGCCGCTGGCGTGCATATGGTCGTGGCCGATGCCGATGCACCAAAGGACACACAGCGTCTTCGCGAAACAATCGACAAACAGCGTAACGGGGTAGTATTTTTATCGTCCCAGGTCGGGCCAGTTATCGGCAGTCATGTGGGGCCCGGTATGGTTGCAGTGGTGTTTTGGGGCCCCGATCGTCGCGAAGATCTTTCAGTGGCTGAACGTATTGCACGTCGAGTAAAAGATAGGGGATAG